In bacterium, the genomic window CTGCGGCGGTGCAACCCGGAAATAATCCAGATCCACCTCTCGCGCGACCTCCTGCTGGTCGAGGCGGCCTGCTCCCTGGCCGGGTTGCGCCCGGCGCTGATCCTGCACAAGCACATCGCCTCGGCCGGGAACAAGAAAGACAGTCTGCACCGCATGCTCTACGGGCGGCTGGACACGGTCATCGCGGTGTCGGATTTTGTAAAGAAAAGCCTCCTGGCCTCCTGTCCGGTCGAGCCGGCAAAGGTGCGGGTTCTGCATTTTGGCCTCGACCCGGAGCGGTTCGCCGCGCCGGGAAGCTTGGACCCGTCCGAACGCGCCCGGGTGCGGTGCGAGCTGGGGGCGGAGAGCGATGACAACGTGCTGGCCGCCGTGATAGGCCGCCTGGAGCGTCGCAAGGGCCAGGACACGTTCTTGCGCGCGGCGACGCTGGCCCTGGAGCAAGAACCTCGCCTGCGTTTCGCCCTGGCCGGACAGGCCGAGGGCGACTGGGGCCGCGAGCTGGAGGCCCTGACCCGCTCGCTCGGCCTTGAGGAGCGGGTGACACTGGCCGGGCACCGCAGCGACATGCGCGCAGTGCTGGCCGCGCTGGACATTCTGGTGGTGCCCTCCCTGGAGGAGGCGTTCGGCTTGAGCGCGGTGGAGGGCATGCTGGCCGGCCTTCCGGTGGTGGCCGCCCGGGCCGGGGCCCTGCCCGAGTTCGTGATCGAGGGCCGGAGCGGCGCTCTCGTGCCGCCCGCCGACCCGCCTGCCCTGGCCGGGGCCCTCACCCGCCTGGCCGCCGACCCGGACAGCCGACGCGCGCTGGGAAGTCGCGCCCGGGCCTGGGCTTTGGAAAACCTCTCGCTGGAAAAGCACCTGAGCGCCCTGGACCGCCTGTACGCCGAATGCCTGGGCTGTCACCCCCGAACCTGAACGCCCGCCACTGCGGCGCTGGACCTGTGCCGGATATGCCCGAACAGCCTGATATGCCTGGACCGGAGCACTGTCCCCCGGTTAGTGTCGTTATCCCTACCTGGAACGGCCGCGCCCTGCTGGAGCGTTTCCTGCCCTCGGTTCTGGCCGCCCTGGCGCATTACCCCGGCGGCGGCGAGCTGCTGGTGGTGGATGACGGGTCCACGGACGGCAGTGGGGAGTTCCTGCGCGAGCGTTTCCCGTCGGTGCGCGCCCTGGAGCAGAAAGTC contains:
- a CDS encoding glycosyltransferase family 4 protein, translating into LRRCNPEIIQIHLSRDLLLVEAACSLAGLRPALILHKHIASAGNKKDSLHRMLYGRLDTVIAVSDFVKKSLLASCPVEPAKVRVLHFGLDPERFAAPGSLDPSERARVRCELGAESDDNVLAAVIGRLERRKGQDTFLRAATLALEQEPRLRFALAGQAEGDWGRELEALTRSLGLEERVTLAGHRSDMRAVLAALDILVVPSLEEAFGLSAVEGMLAGLPVVAARAGALPEFVIEGRSGALVPPADPPALAGALTRLAADPDSRRALGSRARAWALENLSLEKHLSALDRLYAECLGCHPRT